The following is a genomic window from Deltaproteobacteria bacterium.
TTCGGCGCGCCCAACAAGGAAGTGGCCAACCCCTCGTGGATGAGCGGCGGGCTGGAGGTCGCGGGCGGGTTCGTGCTGACCTACAACCGCCTCTACCTGATCGTCTTCTGCTTCCTGGTGCTGGGCGCCATGGCGCTGCTTCTGCGTTATACGGGCTTCGGCCTGAGCGTCCGCGCGGTCACCCAGAACCGCCCCATGGCCTCCACCATGGGCATCCCCACGTCCCGGGTGGACTCGCTCACTTTCGGCCTCGGCTCGGGCCTCGCGGGCATGGCGGGCGTGGCCCTGAGCCAGATAGGCAACGTCAGCCCGAACCTGGGTCAGCTCTATATCGTCGATTCGTTCATGGTGGTGGTCTTCGGCGGCGTCGGCAACCTCGCGGGCACGCTGGTGGGCGCCATGACCCTGGGCGTCGTCAACAAGTTTCTCGAACCCGTGGCGGGTGCGGTGCTGGGGAAGGTGGTGGTGATGGTCGCCATCATCCTGTTCATCCAACGCCGTCCCCAGGGACTGTTCGCACTGCGCGGACGCGCGGCGGAAGCGTGAGCCCTGCCATGAACCTGTCGACTTCGGAGCGCCAACGCCGCATCGCGCTCGTCACCGCCGGCCTCGCGCTGATGGTGGGCGTGCCCGCGCTGAACCTGGGCGTGGAGCCGGGCTCGCTGCTTCATGTCCCGGATCACTGGGTGCCTCTGCTCGGCAAGTACATCTGCTACGCGATCCTGGCCCTGAGCCTCGACCTGGTGTGGGGCTACGTGGGCGTCCTCAGCCTGGGCCACGGCGCGTTCTTCGC
Proteins encoded in this region:
- a CDS encoding urea ABC transporter permease subunit UrtC — protein: MNLSTSERQRRIALVTAGLALMVGVPALNLGVEPGSLLHVPDHWVPLLGKYICYAILALSLDLVWGYVGVLSLGHGAFFA